A portion of the Glycine max cultivar Williams 82 chromosome 10, Glycine_max_v4.0, whole genome shotgun sequence genome contains these proteins:
- the LOC100778087 gene encoding exocyst complex component SEC15A, giving the protein MDVKTMRRGVVENGDGGEDMVLANLIANGDDVGPLVRLAFERGRPEGLLHRLIYVVKQKESEIEEMCKTHYEEFILAVDELRGVLVDAEELKSELQSDNFKLQQVGSALLAKLEELLESYSVRKNMTEAIEMLKNCIQVLELCVKCNDHISEGQFYSALKTLDLVEESCTQNIPAKAIKMVIESRIPVIKLHVEKKVCSEVNEWMVEIRSSAKNIGQTAIGRAVTVRQRDKEMLEQQRKAEEQSISGLGDLAYTLEAEELEEDSVLQFDLTPLYRACHIHDCLGIQEKFRKYYYTNRLLQLNSDLEITSAQPFVESYQTLFAQIAGFFIVEDRVLRTTAGLLVADQVETMWETAVAKMTSLLEEQFSSMESAPHLLLVKDYVTLFGSTLRQYGHEIGTLLDILDSSCDKYHLLLLEECRQQTLDVFGNDQYDQMEIKKESDYENIILSFNLQTSDIMPAFPYTAPFSSMVPDACRIVRSFIKGSVDYLSYGIHVNFFGVVRKYLDMFLIDVLNVTLLEKINSDHVTVPQLMQIAANIAVLERACDFFLQHTAQLCGIPVRSVGRPQATLTAKVILKASREAVFIALQSLVNTKVDEFMTLTESVNWTPEETNENGNDYIHEVIIYLDSILSPVQQILPLDAVYRVGSGAFEHISNSIVTAFSSDSVKRFNANAVINIDYDLQFIENFAEERFYSAGLGEIDNEVSFKICMVEARQLVNLLLSSQPENFLNPDIWEKNYYALEIKKVAAILDKFKDSPDGIFGSLANKNAKQSARKKSMDVLKKRLKDFS; this is encoded by the coding sequence ATGGATGTAAAGACAATGAGGAGAGGTGTTGTGGAGAACGGTGATGGAGGAGAGGATATGGTTCTGGCTAATTTAATTGCAAATGGGGATGATGTTGGTCCTCTTGTCAGGCTTGCCTTTGAAAGGGGACGGCCTGAGGGGCTGCTTCACCGGCTGATATATGTCGTTAAGCAAAAGGAATCTGAAATTGAGGAGATGTGCAAGACCCACTACGAGGAATTCATCCTTGCAGTTGATGAGCTTCGTGGAGTGTTAGTTGATGCTGAGGAGCTGAAGAGTGAGCTCCAAAGTGACAATTTTAAGTTGCAGCAGGTTGGCAGCGCCCTTCTTGCCAAGCTTGAAGAGCTTCTTGAGTCTTATTCTGTTAGGAAGAATATGACTGAAGCTATAGAAATGTTGAAGAACTGTATACAGGTGTTGGAGCTTTGTGTCAAGTGTAACGATCACATTTCTGAAGGTCAGTTTTATTCTGCattgaaaactttggatttagTTGAGGAAAGTTGCACACAGAATATTCCTGCAAAGGCTATCAAAATGGTCATAGAGAGTAGAATTCCTGTTATAAAATTGCACGTTGAGAAGAAAGTATGCAGTGAAGTTAATGAATGGATGGTTGAGATAAGGAGTTCTGCTAAAAATATTGGGCAAACGGCAATTGGCCGTGCTGTGACAGTTCGTCAAAGGGACAAGGAAATGCTAGAACAGCAGAGGAAGGCCGAGGAGCAAAGTATTTCAGGACTAGGGGATCTAGCTTATACTTTGGAAGCCGAAGAACTTGAAGAAGATTCAGTTTTACAGTTTGATCTTACACCACTTTATCGTGCTTGTCATATTCATGATTGTCTGGGTATCCAAGAGAAGTTTCGCAAATATTACTATACTAATAGGTTGTTACAATTGAATTCAGACCTGGAGATAACTTCAGCACAACCTTTTGTTGAATCATACCAGACATTGTTTGCTCAAATTGCTGGATTCTTTATAGTGGAGGATAGAGTCCTTAGAACTACAGCGGGCCTCCTGGTAGCTGATCAGGTTGAAACAATGTGGGAGACAGCTGTAGCTAAAATGACATCACTGTTGGAGGAACAATTCTCTAGTATGGAATCTGCCCCTCATCTTCTCTTGGTGAAGGATTATGTCACTCTGTTTGGATCTACTCTTAGACAATATGGGCATGAAATAGGCAcacttcttgatattcttgatAGCAGCTGTGACAAATACCACCTGCTTCTTTTGGAAGAATGCCGGCAACAAACTCTTGATGTCTTTGGCAATGACCAGTATGACCAGATGGagataaaaaaggaaagtgaCTATGAGAATATCATTCTGTCATTTAATCTTCAAACATCAGATATTATGCCTGCATTTCCATACACTGCCCCATTCTCCTCCATGGTGCCCGATGCGTGTCGCATTGTGAGATCCTTTATCAAAGGCTCTGTTGATTACTTGTCTTATGGCATACATGTGAATTTCTTTGGTGTTGTGAGAAAGTATTTGGACATGTTCCTGATTGATGTACTAAATGTAACACTGCTTGAGAAAATCAATAGTGACCATGTCACTGTACCTCAACTCATGCAGATTGCTGCAAACATAGCTGTTCTTGAAAGAGCTTGTGATTTTTTCCTTCAACACACAGCTCAACTATGTGGCATCCCAGTCCGATCAGTTGGAAGGCCTCAAGCTACTTTAACTGCAAAAGTGATATTGAAGGCATCCAGGGAAGCAGTTTTCATTGCCTTACAGAGTTTGGTGAACACAAAAGTAGACGAGTTTATGACTCTTACTGAAAGCGTTAATTGGACTCCTGAGGAGACAAATGAGAATGGAAATGACTACATACACGAAGTGATCATTTACCTTGATTCTATCTTGTCCCCAGTGCAACAAATTTTACCCTTGGATGCTGTGTACAGAGTTGGGAGTGGTGCTTTTGAGCACATCTCAAATTCCATAGTGACAGCTTTCTCTAGTGATAGTGTTAAAAGGTTTAATGCAAATGCagttataaatattgattatgaTCTTCAGTTCATAGAGAATTTTGCAGAGGAAAGGTTCTATTCTGCTGGTTTGGGAGAAATAGACAATGAGGTTAGTTTTAAGATCTGCATGGTAGAAGCACGACAGTTAGTCAATCTTTTGCTAAGTAGTCAACCTGAGAACTTCCTGAATCCTGATATATGGGAGAAAAATTATTATGCACTTGAAATTAAGAAGGTGGCTGCTATCCTTGATAAATTCAAGGATTCTCCAGATGGGATCTTTGGAAGCCTGGCTAATAAAAATGCAAAGCAAAGTGCTAGAAAGAAATCAATGGATGTGCTCAAAAAGCGACTTAAGGATTTCAGTTGA